The nucleotide sequence ACGGTGGTGATGGCACCCTCGTCAAGTCGTCAGCCTGCGACGACACGATGGCGACAGGAACGATAGCCGGCACAGCCTCGGCACCCAGCCGGCCCTGCCGCGCCTGCCGGCGCCAGGTGAACAGCAGGCTCTGAGCCACCCCATGCCGCCGGGCAACTCCGCAGACGGTCTGCCCGGACTGCATCGTCTCCTCGATCAGACGAACCTTATCCTTATAACTCCATCGACGCCGCCGTTCGGCGCCCAAAACTTCCATCTGCATCGCCGCATGACCTCAAGGCTGGACTTAAGGCCATATCCTTAGGGTGCCGGTCACGCCGAACAAG is from Bradyrhizobium sp. ORS 285 and encodes:
- a CDS encoding transposase, whose amino-acid sequence is MEVLGAERRRRWSYKDKVRLIEETMQSGQTVCGVARRHGVAQSLLFTWRRQARQGRLGAEAVPAIVPVAIVSSQADDLTRVPSPPSPSRAAPSMRAGKIEIELDDCCVRVDRDVDTEALRRILDLLRPR